One genomic segment of Kordiimonas sp. SCSIO 12603 includes these proteins:
- a CDS encoding BlaI/MecI/CopY family transcriptional regulator: protein MTDSNTHISEAESKVMEALWRTYPLSAEDITGSVGEEQNWRTGTVKTLLNRLLSKGAISAEKQGKKYLYSPVLARDEYLSTEGESVLNRLFGGSVSSLVSHFSKHEKLDQKDIAELKKLIGELDDD from the coding sequence ATGACAGATTCAAACACACATATCAGTGAAGCTGAAAGCAAGGTTATGGAAGCGCTGTGGCGCACCTATCCTTTGAGCGCAGAAGATATTACCGGCAGTGTTGGTGAAGAGCAGAACTGGCGCACGGGCACGGTGAAGACCCTTCTTAATCGCCTGCTTTCCAAAGGGGCTATCTCAGCGGAGAAGCAAGGTAAGAAATATCTCTACAGCCCAGTGCTTGCGCGTGATGAGTATCTCAGTACCGAAGGTGAAAGTGTGCTGAACCGCTTGTTCGGCGGTAGTGTGTCTTCACTGGTGTCTCATTTTTCCAAGCATGAAAAGCTGGACCAGAAGGATATTGCTGAACTTAAGAAGCTGATTGGGGAATTAGACGATGATTGA
- a CDS encoding M56 family metallopeptidase, whose product MIDFLMSVASMAVAATFAIIVVLLCRKHLQEFFGARIAYAFWAIVPIAMIASMLPADVVYKVNVLPEIEVANIKNSAVAVLPREGTESAFIPEDNKPFFYSLSILGGMAVFWIVGVGLKIIRMAVQQRQIMKQTGLKKIHGNVFKASRNDVGPAVVGVLRPRIIVPENFHSVFSEEEQKLILAHEQSHIQAGDLRANLVAAAIKAVNWFNPLVYVAFNYFRMDQEFACDERVMRTHHAQRKLYAETLLKSQLMFQHTAPFSCAWKPSGMHPLTQRVGKLKNGEPTMTRRTLGLTALAVSALTIGSSAWATLASNTVYIESPSTRVVEVTDSEEAELGSALVTTLLEGQRQAARVLVKSGANVNYFMPGDGTPLLIAADNGDLGMVNMLIEAGADVNKPAPGDGNPLIAAAGSRNLDIAGLLVTHGADVNGFVLGDETPLIQAVQNNDYAMTKFLVENGADVNLRVKTGNEIYGRAEYRSPLGQAELKASSKIVNYLKRQGATPVVGKED is encoded by the coding sequence ATGATTGATTTTCTGATGTCTGTAGCTTCCATGGCTGTGGCTGCCACGTTTGCAATTATTGTGGTGCTTTTATGCAGAAAACATCTTCAGGAGTTTTTTGGGGCACGTATTGCGTATGCGTTTTGGGCGATTGTTCCGATTGCCATGATTGCCAGTATGTTGCCTGCTGATGTTGTTTATAAAGTAAATGTTCTGCCAGAGATTGAGGTAGCGAACATAAAAAATAGCGCGGTAGCTGTTCTGCCTCGTGAAGGGACAGAAAGCGCATTTATACCGGAAGATAATAAGCCCTTCTTCTATTCTCTTAGTATACTTGGTGGGATGGCTGTTTTCTGGATTGTTGGTGTTGGACTGAAGATAATCCGTATGGCAGTTCAGCAGCGACAGATTATGAAGCAGACCGGGCTTAAGAAAATACATGGCAATGTGTTCAAGGCATCCCGAAATGATGTTGGGCCTGCGGTGGTTGGTGTTTTAAGGCCTCGCATCATCGTGCCTGAGAACTTTCATTCTGTTTTCTCAGAAGAAGAACAGAAGCTTATTTTGGCGCATGAGCAATCTCATATTCAGGCGGGTGATCTGCGGGCTAATTTGGTGGCCGCTGCTATCAAGGCCGTGAACTGGTTCAATCCACTTGTTTATGTGGCCTTTAATTATTTCAGAATGGATCAAGAATTTGCGTGCGACGAACGGGTGATGCGCACGCACCATGCTCAGCGAAAGCTATATGCAGAAACGCTGTTGAAATCTCAACTGATGTTCCAGCATACAGCGCCTTTTAGCTGTGCATGGAAACCATCTGGTATGCACCCACTTACACAACGAGTTGGCAAATTAAAAAACGGAGAACCAACCATGACACGACGCACACTTGGATTAACTGCTCTAGCTGTATCTGCTCTCACGATTGGTAGCAGCGCATGGGCAACACTGGCCTCCAATACGGTTTACATCGAAAGCCCTTCAACAAGAGTTGTTGAAGTTACGGATAGCGAAGAGGCTGAGCTGGGTTCGGCATTGGTGACTACTCTTCTTGAAGGGCAGCGACAGGCCGCACGCGTGCTTGTGAAATCAGGCGCTAACGTAAATTATTTCATGCCGGGTGATGGGACACCGCTTTTAATCGCCGCTGATAATGGTGATTTAGGCATGGTTAATATGTTGATTGAAGCTGGCGCTGATGTAAACAAACCTGCACCGGGTGACGGAAATCCGCTGATTGCCGCAGCTGGCTCCCGGAATCTAGATATAGCTGGCCTGTTGGTTACGCACGGTGCTGATGTGAATGGTTTTGTTCTTGGTGATGAAACGCCACTTATTCAAGCTGTTCAAAACAATGATTATGCGATGACAAAGTTCCTTGTTGAGAACGGTGCAGATGTAAACCTTCGTGTGAAAACCGGCAACGAGATATATGGCCGGGCAGAGTACCGTTCACCTCTTGGGCAGGCTGAGCTGAAAGCATCCAGCAAAATTGTTAATTATCTGAAACGGCAAGGTGCAACGCCTGTTGTTGGTAAAGAAGACTAA
- a CDS encoding serine hydrolase produces the protein MSMFSKRFKKAGKTVVGAVLAASMLSSGQVLAVSNLDKLEQNLRPRYTVGSEMPRFNLAERMKHYGVPGVAIAIIKDGKLHEAKGFGVLQAGNDTPVDGDTLFSVGSVSKVVTAALIHRMQDEGKLNVDRDVNDFLKTWKLPDDRKWDDGKINLRMILSHTAGFNVHGFPDFLPGEELPTVYDTLNGTAPARTDALRQVYQPGSRYRYSGGGYTLAQLLVSDVSDKSFEDTAKGTLLAPLGMNRSSFENPLPETVPNVAKAHNRNGEAVALPRGYEAMPEMAASGFWTSANELGTLVAALIESYRTNEGFLKQATAVDMMTKVATSVHGMGPRLQGSGLKRVFHHGGANDSYRAWIEGNLATGDGLVVLTNGSGGNNLYVEIRNAAADTYDWVINEPVLIPEIKLPEAMMASYTGKFKPSEEFTKLHRENLIDYFYDMPLIISAENGKLMVGREGSDRKSELVPTAGNRFMVPALNGRMGTAELIFHRDGHKNIVGMTLSNDGKRSYYDYVSE, from the coding sequence ATGTCTATGTTTTCAAAACGGTTTAAAAAAGCCGGGAAAACCGTAGTTGGTGCTGTGCTCGCAGCCAGCATGCTTTCATCAGGCCAGGTACTAGCCGTTTCAAACCTTGATAAACTGGAGCAAAACCTGCGGCCTCGTTATACGGTTGGCTCAGAAATGCCTCGCTTTAATCTGGCTGAACGTATGAAGCATTACGGTGTGCCAGGTGTTGCGATTGCTATCATTAAAGATGGCAAACTTCATGAGGCAAAAGGTTTTGGCGTGCTGCAAGCCGGAAATGATACGCCAGTGGATGGCGATACACTTTTCTCTGTCGGTTCTGTTAGTAAGGTGGTGACAGCAGCGCTTATTCACCGGATGCAGGATGAAGGAAAATTAAATGTTGATAGAGACGTCAATGATTTCCTGAAAACATGGAAGCTACCTGATGATCGGAAGTGGGATGATGGTAAAATTAACCTGCGTATGATCCTTTCTCACACGGCTGGCTTTAACGTTCACGGCTTTCCAGATTTCCTGCCGGGAGAAGAATTACCAACGGTTTATGATACACTGAACGGCACTGCGCCTGCACGCACAGATGCGTTGAGGCAGGTCTATCAGCCGGGTAGCCGTTACCGTTATTCTGGCGGTGGTTATACGCTGGCTCAGCTTCTCGTATCAGATGTTTCCGATAAATCTTTTGAAGATACTGCAAAGGGCACACTTTTGGCCCCACTAGGTATGAATAGAAGTAGTTTTGAAAACCCTCTGCCCGAAACTGTGCCCAATGTTGCGAAAGCGCATAACCGGAACGGCGAAGCGGTAGCGCTGCCAAGAGGATATGAAGCTATGCCGGAGATGGCAGCATCAGGTTTCTGGACAAGCGCGAATGAACTTGGAACCTTAGTTGCTGCACTCATAGAGAGTTACCGAACCAATGAAGGTTTCCTTAAACAAGCAACAGCAGTGGACATGATGACAAAGGTTGCGACTTCTGTGCACGGAATGGGCCCGCGGCTGCAAGGTTCTGGTTTGAAACGGGTTTTCCATCATGGCGGCGCGAACGATAGTTATCGGGCCTGGATTGAAGGTAATCTGGCAACTGGTGATGGTCTTGTTGTGCTCACCAACGGTTCCGGCGGCAACAATCTTTATGTAGAGATTAGAAATGCGGCTGCAGATACTTATGATTGGGTGATTAACGAACCTGTATTGATCCCAGAGATCAAACTACCAGAGGCCATGATGGCGAGCTATACAGGAAAGTTCAAACCATCTGAAGAATTCACCAAGTTACACCGTGAAAACCTGATTGATTATTTTTATGATATGCCGCTCATTATCTCGGCAGAAAACGGGAAGTTAATGGTGGGGAGAGAAGGCTCAGACAGGAAAAGTGAACTTGTTCCAACCGCAGGTAACCGGTTTATGGTACCAGCTCTCAATGGCCGGATGGGGACTGCAGAGCTTATTTTCCATAGAGATGGCCATAAGAATATAGTGGGGATGACACTTAGTAATGATGGGAAACGTTCTTACTACGATTATGTAAGCGAATAA